DNA from Microvirga ossetica:
CATGAGGGGGGCTGCCACCATGAAGATGATGAGCAGCACCAGCATCACGTCGACGAGAGGCGTGACGTTGATCTCGGACAGCGGCGCAGCGCCGAACTCGTCGTCGGTGTCCTGCGACTGGAAAGAACCCATGCCCATTATTCGGCAGCCTCCGCCCGAACGTGAGGCTTGCGGTCACGGGCGAGCCGATCGCCGAGGACGACGATGCCGGCGCCGAAAGATTGCTGCAGGCGGCCGAGGTCCGTGGTGAGCTTGTTGTAGGCGACTACCGCCGGGATGGCGGCCACGAGGCCGATGGCGGTTGCGAACAGGGCTTCGGCAATGCCGGGCGCCACGACCGAAAGGCTCGTATCCTGGCTCGCGGCAATCGCCGAGAACGAATTCATGATGCCCCAGACCGTTCCAAACAGACCGATGAAGGGCGCAGCCGACCCCGTGGTGGCCAGAAACGGCAATCCAACCTGAAGCTGACGTATGTCGACCGAGAGGGCCGCCCGCATCGCCCGCTCGATCCGCTCCCGCCGCTCGGCGCGGCTCTCGGAGGCGTCCTGATCGCGCCAGGCCTCATGACCTGCGGCAACGATCCGGCCCGTGACTCCGCCCATCTGCGGATGAAGCTTCTCGCCCGAGCGCGCGGCGGATTCGAACGCGCGCGCCTGGCGGCGGACGCTGCGGATGCGCAGGAGCTTCTCGAAGATAATGGTCCAGCAGCCGAGGGAGGCCAGCACCAGCAGGATCATGACGCTTTTGACGATGGGGTCGGCCTGCAGGAAGAGGCCGAGAAACGACATGTCGTGCGCTGCTGCGGGAACGATCTCGTTCATCAGGGTAATCTCACTTTACAAAGGAAATGGCGTCGATCTTGGACGCCGTCTCGATCGCCGACAGGCAATCCTCCCGGGATGCCGTCGTGCCTTCGCAGGTCAGGACGTCGTTGAGGAGAACGCGCCCGAACCGGGAGCAACTGAGACCAGGAAAATCGAAGAGCTTGATCAGCGTCTTGCGGGGCGGCACCGGGCCGACTTCGACGGCCAGCCTCTTGGCGGCGACGCCGTCGGTGTCGAGCGCGAACAGGTCGAGCTTCAGCGATTTCCAGCTCTCGCCCTTGTGGTTGTCGATGAGGAAATAGGTCCGGCAGCTCTCGCCGGCCGCTTCGACTTTGTTCAGCTCGATGCGCAGGGGGCTTTGAGCCGACGCCTTGTCCTGAGCCAGGGCCGTCCCGGTGAAGGGCAGGAGCAGCGCCAAGCAGCTCAAGACGCTGCCGACGGCGAATCCAGGCTCATTCCATGTGCTCATGCCCATGCGCTCATTCTCCTTGTGCAGGCAAACGGCAACCGGACGCGATGCGCACATGCGGCGCCTCGCAAGAGGGCGCCGGCATTGTGGTCGGTCAGCGCGTCCAGTCTTATGCCCAAAGCCGAGAGGTTTCCCGTGGGCAATGGGATCAGATATCTGAAAGAATTCAGATGGATCAAGGGCTTAGGGAAAAATAAGAGGCGTTCTAAAACAGGCGCTACAGCGTTGAGAACGACGGAGAATTTGCTTCTTTAAAAGGATTTGAAAGTAATTTTCTTGCGTTTAGCCACGCTGCTCTGCAGTAAGTGCATGTCTGACGCGTCTCTTTCCTGGCTTTCCTACACCGGGGATCACTCGGTTGTGAGCAGCCTGAACGAATTCCACGAAAATACCATTTTGCCGGGCGAGGAGGAAATTCTCGATCCAGAATTCAGGAGATCACACTTGAGCTTCGACGGTCACGACAGACCTTTTCCGACTTGGTATCCCTATGCTTTCGTCGGTGCGATTGCTGCCGTCGGAGCGGCTTTCTACGTCCTCGGCTAGAGCAATGGCGGTTCTGATGGAGCCAGCGCATCGCAGGTATCTCGTTGTTTGAGAAGCACTTCCCGTGACGAATCATAGTCCAATGCTGGGCGGGTTGCTCTAGAACCCACGATGCCCTGCATCCCAAAGCGAAACGAGGCGGTACATCCGCGACCCGCTCGTCTTTGGTCGTCTGTGAAGATTTCAGATCACTTTGATTGGATTGGGGGGATCCGACGCGCCGAGAGATCCGATTTCTCAGGATTGTGGGCTCGAAGCGGTGGATTTCCTGCAATTTCCAATGCCGCTCTGGCCCGGAATCAGATTCAATCAGGAGCCTTCCACCCTGGCCGGAAGTGTTTGTGTCAACGCCGAAAGACGCGCGCCAGAAAGATCTGTTCCGACCCGCAGGAGATCGCCATGGCCAGAGCATCTCGAGCACACGCAGGCAAGGCTAAAGCGCTTTTGATCTGGACTTGAATCGCTTCAGGTGGTCTGTGCGTTGACTGGGATATGGCCCGGGAGGCAAACCATGCCCCAGCCCTATTCTCCTGATCTGCGTGAGCGTGTTCTTGTCGCCTGTGCGCGTGGCGACCTTCCTCAGGTTGAGATTGCCCGCCGCTTCCAGGTCTGCCCCGCCACCGTCTCGAACTGGCGCCGCCAAGAGCGCGAGGAGGGCCGACGCTGTCCCAAGCCGCACAGCGGCGGCGTGCCCTCGCGCCTGGATGCAGCAGCTCTGGAGGTGCTGCGTCAGCTCGTGGCCGAAGACAATGACGCGCTGCTGCGCGAGTACCGCGAGCGCCTGGCCGAGCGAACGGGCGTGACGGTGTGTCTGGCGGTGATCTGCGAGGCGCTCAAGCGGCTCAAGCTGCGTCCGAAAAAAAGACCCTTCGGGCGGCCGAGCAGGAGCGGCCCGAGATTGCCGCCGAGCGCGAGGCCTATCGCCAGCAGATGAGCGAGCTTCCCGTGGAACGCCTGGTGTTCCTCGATGAGAGCGGAGTGACGACCAAGATGGCCCGCACTCATGCGCGAGCGCCACGTGGGCAACGCGCCTATGGCTCCATCCCGCTCGGCTCGTGGCAGCGGCTGACGGTCTTGGGCGCACTCGCCTGTGAGGGCCTGGTCGCTACGATGAGCATCGAGGCCTCGACCTCGACCTCCGTGCTTTTGGCCTATCTCGAGCAAATCCTGGTACCGGCTCTCAAACGCACCAAGCCGGATGCCATTCTGGTGTTGGACAACCTGCGCCCGCATCGGGCCACAGAAGTGCGAGACCTGCTCGCGCAGGCTGGGATCGGGCTTTTGTACCTGCCGCGCTATTCCCCGGAGTTCAACCCGATCGAGCCCGCCTGGGCCAAGATGAAAGAGCGGCTCAAGGCGAAAGCGCCTCGCACTCTTGAAGCTTTGGAAGCGGAACTCAAACCCGCCCTCGACACCATCACCGCAAAGGATGCCCGAGGCTGGATCAGGCATGCCGGCTATGCCCTACACTGATCCCAAAAGCGCTTTAGGCTCAGCCCGGCAAACAAGCTGCTCACTCCGAACCGCTGACCGTGGCCTCGCTATGGGTGCAGGCGCGGGTGGTTCCAGTCAAGAAGGAACGCGAGCATGCGTCCATCACTCTACTCGTCCGGGATCAGCACTTGAGTGGTTGGTGGGAACCGAAAGCATATCACTCGCTTGAGGACGACAATTCGCAACTCCTCGTCTGTGGGCTTCCGTCTCCAAAGGCCCAGCAGCTCTGGTCAGTATAAAATGGTAAAAACAGATAAAATGGTAAAAAACAGGGCCCCGGATTCTTCTCAATCCTACTGAACTCATCTATGCAGAGAAACCATTTTTGTGATCCTCCTTTCTGAGGATCATGATCAATCATTGATGCACGCGGTCGCACCGAGATAACCCCCCAACCTTTAGTTTGCTTTCAAACGAACTTTCGTGTCTTCTTGGGCAAAAGCAGGAAAGGAGCATGCATCTCCTTTTCAGGGGCGGGACAATCTCGAAGTGCACTGGTCGACACCTCGACCTCACGCCAAGGCAGCAAACGGGGCAGTTGCTGGATGGATGGGCATTTCTTGAGACTAGGCGAAGACCAACAGGCTAGGCAACTGAACGGCGGTGTGGGCCTTCTGACATTGCCCACGAAACTGGTTCCGCCGGACTGCTATGGACTTGTTTTTCGCCGTCGGCTTTTCGCGCAAATTCAGCAAGCCCAGCCGCGGAGCCTGATTTGGGTCACCGCCCCCCCCGGCGCGGGAAAGTCCTCCCTGGCAGCAACCTGGCTGCACTCCGACGATGCACCGGCATCCCGCGAGCATGCTGTCTGGTACCGCCTGGATGACACTGATGCTGATCCGGTCTCGTTCTTCCAGCACTTGAAGCGGGCCCTGGGTCAGGTGCCCGATGCCCCCGTTGACCTGCTGGAAGATCCCGAGCCTGGCGCCTTGTTCAACCCAGAGGAACTGGCCACCCGATGGTTCGAGACGCTGCTCGGCACCGAGGTACGAGCCCCCTATGCCTTTGTGTTTGATGATGTTCATCGTCTGCCGTCTGACACTGCCACTTGGCTGATCCTAGGCGTTCTCGCGGGCTCACTTCGGGCCAGCGATCGCGCGCTTTGCCTATCCCGGCAGGATCCGCCCGAGGCCATCGTGTCTGCCCTGCCGCGCTCCCGGCTTCTGCGGATCACAGATCTCACGGTCGATCCAGAGGAGTTTGAGGATTTTGCCCGCGGCAGCATGGCTTTTCGCGGGTTGTCCCGCGAAGCCTTCGTGGCGCGGTTGCGCCAAGCGGGGCATTGGATTTCCGACTTGAGCGCTGCGTCCTTCGATCATTCCTCGCTCCGGCCAGGGCTGGCGGGTTTTCCGTCGCAATTCTCCCACCTTCTCGGGGCCTATGGGGCGGAGGGACACGAGGCCCTGCTCGCAACGGCATTTTTGCAGGTGGGAGATGACGCGGAGTGGCAGATCCTCGGGGGTGCAAAAGCTGTTGCGATCCTGACGGAGTTAGCCGCTGGGGGGAGGGCGGTGACGCGCCTCGCGAACGGGGCCTTGCGCAAGCACGACCTGCTTCACGAGTGGCTCAGGACCGCCGCAACGGGGCTACCCTCTGGCGCTCTGCAACAGGCCCGGTTGCGGGCCGGGCAGGTCCTGGCCGCGCGCGCGGAGCTGATTTCCGCCGTGCGGTTGATGCTGGAGGCGCATGCCCCGCACGAGGCTCGGCGCCTGGTGCTTGAGCACGCCTCCCGTCTTAACGCAGCCGGCCACAGTCGCGAGTTGCTGGAACTCCTGGGCCTGCTACCCGAGACCATGCGCCAGGAGCCGATCCTTGGGCTCTGGCACGCCTATGGCCGCTTGCCGCTCCGGCCTCCAGCTGCCCGTGAAGCCTTCCGTCAGCTCTGGCGCAGCCTCGACCCCGAGGCCGAGCCGTTTGTGTATGGCGCGGCAGTGTTCGGGGAGGTCAGGGCGGCGATCGAGGATTGGTCAATCGACCGACGCTTGCTTGATCTTGTTGAGGAAACCGCGCCCGTGTGCAGTCGCCTCGGCGCGTTGCCCGAGGGCAGCCGGCAGATGATTCTTCTGGCGCGCGGGCTTGCGCTCCTGATGGGCGACCCCACGCACCCAGCGGGGCCGGAGGCGGAGAGCGAATTGCAGGCCTTGGTGCCAACTCTGCCGCCGGACTTGCAATTTTCCGTCGAGAGCATTCTGGCCCATTACTGTCTCTGGTGGCGAGGCGATCTGGTGGCAGCCCGTGGGCATGTGACGGCGGTCGAGCCCCTGCTCGACCGCTCCGATGTTCCTCCCGTGACAAAGCTCCTCTGGTATTACGCTGCCGTGGGGCTGGCTTTCTGGGACGGGGATGATGACGCCCTGCGGCGGTTGGGAGAGGAGGCGCGGGCTTTTGGCGGCAAATGGGGTCTCACAGCCCGCATGGCGATCCTGCCGTGGATCGAGGCTCAGGCCTTTGCCGCGCACGGCGATCATGCCGCCGCAGTTGCCGCGCTCCACAGCTATGAGCAGTTCCGGCGAGGCTGGCGCTGCACCGACCATCTGTCCAGCCTGCACCACCTGCGGGCGGCGGTAGCGCTCAGCGCCGGCGATACGGACACGGCGGTGTCAGAGGCCTCCCAGGCCTGTGCCCGTGCCCGAGAGATCGGCAACGTGCAGAATCTCGGGACCCAGTACGCCCTCTTGGTGATGGCACGGGCCGCCCGGGGCGAGCCGGACGTCCCTACCCTGGCAGCCCTGCGCACCCTGGCTGAGCAAGCCCGCAGCAGTGCGTTCCACCTGCAGGCCGATCTCGCCGAGGTGGCTTTGGCCCATGCGGACGGCCGGGTGGAAGATTTTGTCCAGGGGTGGGAGCTCCTGGGGCAGGCCGCCGGCCGGCTGGGCCTGCGCCGATGGAGCGGCATGAATCGTGCCTTTCTCAGCATGCTCGCTAACGCTGCGCTGCACCGGGGGAGCGAGGCGCGGGTGACGCGAGCGCTGGTTGGGCTCTGGCGCCTGACTCCACCCGCCGACGATCACATCCATGAGGACTGGCCTTACCCGATCCAGATCCGCTGCCTGGGTGGCTTTGCCATCGACCGCGATGGGGACCCCGTCCGGGCAAGTGCTGGTAAGGCGCAGCGCAAGCCGCTCGAGCTGTTGTGGCTGCTGGTCGCGGCCGACGGCCGCGGGCTGGCCCAGGACTTCGTGGCGGATCAGCTGTGGCCGGACCTCGACGGCGATCGCGCCATGCACACCCTGCGCACCACGTTGTATCGCCTGCGCAAGCTCGTTGGCGCCGACGCGGTGGTGCAGGAGAATGACCATATCCAGTTGAACTTGGCCACTGTGGGCACCGATCTGGCCGCGCTCCGTGCCGCCGTGGCGCGCCTGCGCCACCCGCGCCTGGCCCCCGCCGCGCGGTTGGCGGCCTTTGACCAGGCCCTGCGGCTGTACCGAGGGCCGCTCCTGCCCGGCATTGATTTGGACTACGTGGCGGAGGAGCGCCGGCGTCTCGCCGAGACCATCTTCAACAAAGCCCTGGCCTTTCTGATGACGCTGGACCCGGCTGACCCGGCCACCGTGCTGCGGGTGCATCGCTTGCGGGCCCTGGCGCCGACGGCCAGCCTCCCCGAGGCCCTGGCGCGTCTGTGGCCGGGGATTGCCTGAGGGACGGGTATCGTTTCGGAGATGGCAGCGCCACCGGGAGGTTTGTTTTAGGCAGAAACGGTGCCCGTCCTCGGACAGGACGTTCTGAGGCTAAGAGGGAGCAACAGAACCGAGGACCCCAGCGCTGTTCGCCGGCGTGCGGATAGTGAAAGATCCAATGACCAAATGTTGCGCCCGGACGGTGGATTATGATCCTGGTGCATCCGCTTGCCACGAGACGCCTTCAAGACTTGAGAGGATCAGGGCGGGTGAAAGATGGCTTTGCTCCTGCGGGTGCCAAATCGTTAGCGCAGGCGCCGCAGCAGGTCCTCGGGCAAGCTGCCCTGGAGGGCTCTGGTTTGCACCGCCAAGATCGTGGCCACGCTCGGGGCATCGCAGATTGTGTCGTTCAGGCATTCGGCGACAGCCTCGTGGAACGACACACGGCGAACCGATAAATCCTCCTGAGGATCAGGGTGTGCCGCACCTTGCTCCAGATCCCACGCAACGAAGCACGGTGCCATTTCATCTGTGATGCCAGGGGAAACCATGAGGCGCAGCACTTCCAGCCATTGCCCTCCGCGAGCGCCGGTTTCCTCCTGGAGTTCGCGTTGAGCGGTCTCAAGCGGCTCGGTTGCTTTCGGCCCTGAGCCTCGGGGCAGTTCCCAGGTGTAGCGCTGGGAAACATAGCGATACTGACCAATGAGATATGTGCTGCCGTCATCAAAGATGGGAAGCACTGCAATACCATAAATGCGAAATCGAAGCGCCGTGTAGGGATGAACCCGGCCCGAGCGATGCCGGACTTCGTCCTGGTCCACATCAACATAGCGGCTCTCATAGAACCGCTGCGAGGACAGAGTCTCCCACGGATTGCTCTGGTTAGGCATGGTGCACCGTTCGACGAGAGGGATTAGGTTTCGGTGAGCACAGGTTGTTTAGACCTAACGCTCATCGCGGCCAACCTGACCACGCATCGTGTAGGTCACGTGCAACACGTAACCATCAACGGTCCCAATCACGTTGAACCGCATCACGGTCGCTTAGGCCTCCAAACATTGACCCGGGATGTCGCTGCTGGCCAGGTCCGCGGAGATTTTGCAGCTGGCGATCTCTCGCAGGATGGACTGACGGACTCGCTCCTTGAACGCAGACCAGGACCCGAGGTCCGTTCCGCATCCAGCGCAGGACAGGTCTGCCGCATCATGGATCTCGTCTGGGACCCTAATGGCGGGGCTGCCGCACGCAGTGCAAGCAAAGGACGAGGTGGCACGAGAGCCGTCACCCATCACTGTGTCCTCCTTGGTGTGGCTGCGCAACGCCCGAATCTTTGGCGGAGCCGAACCGGTTCGTCAAATGCCACGGGCGTTCAGAGCCATCCTGTCTGCACAGCCAAACGCCTGGAGAGGGGCAAGGGCACCCGAAGACCCTGAAGCGAGAATTGTCCATGCATGCGGCAAGAGGATTGCGCAGGACAATTCCGTCAGGTTCGGTTCGGGCGCGGGCCGCTGAACGCCGTTGATTGGATGCACACGCGGGACCAGGGCGGCTCGTGATGGCCGTTCCTGTTCGCCTGTCCCAGGCATGGGCCGATTGAGCAGCTTATCACCCATCAAATGGTAATCGCGCAAGGAACCAAATGGTAATCGGGCAAGGAACCAGCCGAGGGGCCTGAACCAAGGCTCTTGACATTTCCAAGTTAACGTTATATCGTTATTAAGCGGAATGAAGAGGGTGTCATGGCACGACTATCACAGGCGCGAGGGCGCAATCCGAGCTTCCCGGGTAACCGCCTCGTATCCGAGACCGAACCGGCGACGGTGGCATCACTGGGCATGCAGGGCCGGCTGGTCCGAGGTGATACGGAGCGCGAGCACGCGCTCGCCCATCTACTTCACCGGTATCAATATCCCCGCGAGGAATGGGACCGGGTGATCCGACAGACGCTCGATCTTCTCGGCCGACACCAACGTGCGAGTGCTGGAGCAAACGTAAAGAACGCTCCAGCCCAGGATGCACACCCGGGAGATGATCGAACAGCAGCAAGCCTGAAAAGGATCCGTGTCGCGATCGCGCCGAACGCTCGGCTGGAGACTTTCTGATCATCCTCGCTGGGGCGACAGGCGAGAGAGGCGCCGGCGCTGCGCCAATTCGGATGGCGCAAGCGGACCCCCGGCCCGCTGCTCGAATCTGCCCACTGGCGCCCATCCGTTTCCATGCTCACCATTGGAGGCTTACCCATGTCTTGCCATCGTCACGTCAACTGGTCTGGTGCGATGCGAGACTTGCGTCGCGAGAGAGTGCCCCGCCCAGCTGTGAATGCCCTGGTGGCCCAATCTCTCGCATTCGCCAAGGCCTGCGATGCGCTCAGAGCTGCGCAGGAGCGTCCTCTCAGCCGCGATGGAGGCTACGACCGATCCGCCATCATGGCGCTTGCGGTCGCTCTGGCCCGCAAGGAGCGCGCCAAGAAGCCTCGTGCCGCGTGGGGAACTCTGATGAGCATGGCGCTGAAATTCGCGTGGTCGCAGGCAAAGGTCCGCCGCGGGATCGGCGCGCACTGACCTCACACTCCCTAGGATCAGGCAAGCGCAGGGTGGGACATCCCTGAACAGGGGGCTGGTTTCATCCATCATAAGGATCATGGCCGATGGCGAGAGCACGACGGGGGCGGAGCCCTCAGCGGCATAATGCGTCGCAAGATGTATCAAACACAAAGCCTGCGGCGACTGTCGCCTCGTTGGGGGTGCGAGTTCGGTTGGTGCGGGTGGATCCAGATCGTGAGCGCGATGTGGCCGACCTTATCGCAGCCTGCGAGCGCTTGCGGACTGAGTGGGATCGGCTGCTCACGCGGGTGATGGATCGGCTGCGCGAAGAGGCATGCGACGGTTGTGGTGACCGTTGCCCCGATCCTCCAACCTGCGACTGAGGTGCTCTATGCCATTCGTCGAAGTCAAGGATGTGGGCACAACAGTGCGCCGGAAGCTGACACCGCACCGGCGGCTTAAGGTCTGGGAGAAGACCGGAGGCGTCTGCGTGCTGTGTGACGGCAGGATCGATGGAGTGCGTGAGCGCTGGATTGCCGAGCACATCAGGGCGCTGGAATTGGGCGGTGCAGATGACTTCGACAATTTAGGCCCAGCTCATGACACCTGCGCCGCTGACAAGACCCGGGAGGATCATCGCCGTACCGCGCAGGCCAAGCGGCAGAAGATCCGGCACATTGGCGCAGAGGCTCCCAAACGGCCGCTGCCCTATGGCCGGGCGAGTCGGTGGAAGCGGAACTTATCCGGGAAGGTTGTCCCGCGCGAGTAGGACGGAGAGGGGCTCAACGCTGCGGGTGGGGAACCGCTTGATGGAATGGGAGATGATGTTGGTGTCGAGAAGATAGCAGATCACAGGTCGATGGCGCGACCTGAGATGGTCTCACGAGTGAGGTCGAGATCCATCCCGACGAGAGGGGAAGCTCGCAAGGCCGCCAAGACGCCGCCCCGCGCCGGCGGTTCGTCGATGAGGCTGCGACGGAGTTCAGTTCGAAGACGCGCCGCCTCGCTGTCCTCGCGCACCAGACGTTTGGCCAGAGCGCGAATAACATCCCGGTCTGAACTTGCTTGTATCTCCCATGCTTGGGGTCTCTGACCCTCTCCGGTTCAGCGACTAAGCCGCGTCAAGCGCCCGGGCAACTGCCTCGGGGTCCGTCTCAATAACTTTAAGGTAGGCGAGAGCAACCGTATCCGGCATGAACCGGCCCTGCTCCCAGTCCTTCAGACGAGCGAGGTTAATCTGAAAACGTTCTGCAAATTTGGCCTGGCTGAGACCAGTGCGCTGACGAGCCCGGCGGACAGCACGCGCTGCGACGGCGCGCGCCAGTTCCTCCTCGGAGGCGGGGGGGTTGTCTCGGTCTTCGAGGGCATTACGCTCGATCTCCTCCTGCGTCATCGCATCAAGGCGGGCGCGTTCTGCTGCGTTAACGCGAGGCGGGTTAGACCGGAGATTCTCAAAGGTCTTGCGAGTGATAGCCATAGCTCCTGCCCTCCTTGGCATTGGAACGACGAGCTGAGATGAGGCGGCAGACGGAGCCGCGCAGGGTGTAGACGACCGTGTAGAGCTTGTCCTCGATGAACCCGATGGCCTTGCGGCGTTCCTCGCCGTCGACTGCACGGGTGGTGTCGAGATCGAGCCGATTACCGTCCAAGAATACAGCTGCCGCATAGTCAAAGCGGACACTGTGTTTGGCTTCATTGGCTGAAGCCTTGGCATCGTCCCATTCGAATTCGGCTGGCGCGTCCACAAAGGCAATTATGCGGGTATCCCGTACAGGATGTCAACGGGCATCCCGTATAAGGAAGCTATGCCTCGGCAAGTTCTGTGCGAGCTCGTTGCAACGCCGCAAACGCTTCGAGCGGCTACACCCGGCCGCCACTCCCTGTCTGGGTGAAGCTGCATCGCGGTCTCAAACCCTTCGATCCAGAGCTCCCAGAGCGTTTCATCGACCGTGGATCCTTCCTAGGCGGCTGATGAGCAGTTCGGAGTTGAAACAGTCAATGAGACGTGGCCGAGAATGCGAAACTGGTCTCGGCGATGCTCGGTTTCAGGGACCCTTGTCGGCGCAGGTGACATGGGCCGCTGGATACGCCGAAACATGCTGGTCCTCCGACAGGAGGGTAAGGCCTTCAGCGATCGCCTGGGCGATCAGCAGGTGATCGAATGGGTCCCGGTGGTGCATCGGGAGACGGACGAGGTCCTCAAGATGCTCGGGGCGGATCTCAAGCGTTTCGAAGCCTTGAGCATTGATGGCAGAAACGATGTCACGGATGTCGGCCTCCAGCTTTCCAACGCGCACCTTCACCACGATCTCCCACAATGAGGCGATGCTAACCAAGATGTCGTTCGCAGGGTCGGCGATGAGGTCCTGGGCCTGGCGCTCGATCCGCGGATCACCCTCAAGCCACCAGAGAAGAGTGTGAGTATCGAGAAGGATCCTCAACCGCCGTTACCCTCCATCGCGGACAGGATGTCGTCGGGAAGCAGGTCGAAGTCCTCCGCCATGCGGATCCTGCCTTTCAACATGCCTGGGCTCCGACGGGGACGCTCCGCACCAGAGGGCGGCCGAATCTCGGCGATGACCTCGTTGCGCGACATGACAAGGAACGAGGTTCCCTGGCGGGCCTGCCGGAGCAACCCGCTGAGGTTTGCCCGCAACTCGCGAACGCCGACGCGAACCTGCTTGTCCTTCTGAGGTCGAACCATGGCAACCCCCTTTGTGTACTCTTAAGTGTACACATCTGTTGTGCATGAGCAAGCCTGCCCATGCGGATCCTCATCTCTGCACTCAGCTTGCCCAGAGGATCGTCTTGGCGGCACAGCACATTGTCCGTTCGTGTCGGTTTTGCTGGCGGTCATAGGGTTCACCAACCTCCGCGCCCTCAACCTATCTCCTTGAGCATCTTCCGGGACTGCCGCAGCAGATCATTCACGGCCAAAACTTTTGCCGTTTTCTGCTTTCAATCCTCGTGGGTAAGGGTAGGGAAACGGTAAGGGTAGGGAAACTGAGAGGCACCATATGACTGCAAGACCCCTGACAGACGCCGAATACGACCGCGTGTCGTCTGTTCTCAGTCAGTTCCGCCATGAGCACGCGATGAACTTGGAAGCGCTTGATGGCTTCTTTGCTGCCCTCATCTGCGGCCCCGACCATGTTCACCCAAGCGAGTACCTGCCCGAGATTTGGGGAGGCGAGATGGCTGACGCGGAGGCCTTCTCGAGCCAACAGGAACTCAAGGATTTCCTGGATCTCCTCATGCGTCATTGGAACGTCGTTACCGATACCTTGCAATCCGGTGATGTGTTTTTGCCGTTGTTGCTCGAGGACGATCACGGCATTGCCCACGCGAACGACTGGGCACAAGGGTTTATGCGCGGCATGGATCTGCGAAGAGAGGACTGGGCCGAACTCTTGGATGACGAAGACCATGGGGGCTGGCTCATACCGATCTTGGCACTGGCGCATGAGCACGACCCCGATCCGACCATGCGACCTTATCAGGAGCCCGTGGATGCGGATCGGCGCGAGCAACTCATCGCGGGTGCCGCGGCCGGGGTCACGGCGATCTATCGTTACTTTGCGCCACTCCGACAGATGCGCCCAGACCTCAGGGGTGGACACTCCACCTACCGCCGCCCCGTCCCCAAAATCGGGCGCAATGATCCGTGTCCTTGCGGGTCCGGGAAGAAATACAAGCGGTGCTGCGGCAAACCTACACTGCACTGATGAG
Protein-coding regions in this window:
- a CDS encoding MotA/TolQ/ExbB proton channel family protein; the encoded protein is MNEIVPAAAHDMSFLGLFLQADPIVKSVMILLVLASLGCWTIIFEKLLRIRSVRRQARAFESAARSGEKLHPQMGGVTGRIVAAGHEAWRDQDASESRAERRERIERAMRAALSVDIRQLQVGLPFLATTGSAAPFIGLFGTVWGIMNSFSAIAASQDTSLSVVAPGIAEALFATAIGLVAAIPAVVAYNKLTTDLGRLQQSFGAGIVVLGDRLARDRKPHVRAEAAE
- a CDS encoding Tat pathway signal protein is translated as MSTWNEPGFAVGSVLSCLALLLPFTGTALAQDKASAQSPLRIELNKVEAAGESCRTYFLIDNHKGESWKSLKLDLFALDTDGVAAKRLAVEVGPVPPRKTLIKLFDFPGLSCSRFGRVLLNDVLTCEGTTASREDCLSAIETASKIDAISFVK
- a CDS encoding helix-turn-helix domain-containing protein; translated protein: MPQPYSPDLRERVLVACARGDLPQVEIARRFQVCPATVSNWRRQEREEGRRCPKPHSGGVPSRLDAAALEVLRQLVAEDNDALLREYRERLAERTGVTVCLAVICEALKRLKLRPKKRPFGRPSRSGPRLPPSARPIASR
- a CDS encoding IS630 family transposase → MAAEREAYRQQMSELPVERLVFLDESGVTTKMARTHARAPRGQRAYGSIPLGSWQRLTVLGALACEGLVATMSIEASTSTSVLLAYLEQILVPALKRTKPDAILVLDNLRPHRATEVRDLLAQAGIGLLYLPRYSPEFNPIEPAWAKMKERLKAKAPRTLEALEAELKPALDTITAKDARGWIRHAGYALH
- a CDS encoding NUDIX domain-containing protein codes for the protein MPNQSNPWETLSSQRFYESRYVDVDQDEVRHRSGRVHPYTALRFRIYGIAVLPIFDDGSTYLIGQYRYVSQRYTWELPRGSGPKATEPLETAQRELQEETGARGGQWLEVLRLMVSPGITDEMAPCFVAWDLEQGAAHPDPQEDLSVRRVSFHEAVAECLNDTICDAPSVATILAVQTRALQGSLPEDLLRRLR
- a CDS encoding HNH endonuclease, yielding MPFVEVKDVGTTVRRKLTPHRRLKVWEKTGGVCVLCDGRIDGVRERWIAEHIRALELGGADDFDNLGPAHDTCAADKTREDHRRTAQAKRQKIRHIGAEAPKRPLPYGRASRWKRNLSGKVVPRE
- a CDS encoding helix-turn-helix domain-containing protein; the protein is MAITRKTFENLRSNPPRVNAAERARLDAMTQEEIERNALEDRDNPPASEEELARAVAARAVRRARQRTGLSQAKFAERFQINLARLKDWEQGRFMPDTVALAYLKVIETDPEAVARALDAA
- a CDS encoding BrnT family toxin, which translates into the protein MDAPAEFEWDDAKASANEAKHSVRFDYAAAVFLDGNRLDLDTTRAVDGEERRKAIGFIEDKLYTVVYTLRGSVCRLISARRSNAKEGRSYGYHSQDL
- a CDS encoding type II toxin-antitoxin system VapC family toxin, with the translated sequence MRILLDTHTLLWWLEGDPRIERQAQDLIADPANDILVSIASLWEIVVKVRVGKLEADIRDIVSAINAQGFETLEIRPEHLEDLVRLPMHHRDPFDHLLIAQAIAEGLTLLSEDQHVSAYPAAHVTCADKGP
- a CDS encoding type II toxin-antitoxin system Phd/YefM family antitoxin gives rise to the protein MVRPQKDKQVRVGVRELRANLSGLLRQARQGTSFLVMSRNEVIAEIRPPSGAERPRRSPGMLKGRIRMAEDFDLLPDDILSAMEGNGG
- a CDS encoding YecA family protein: MTARPLTDAEYDRVSSVLSQFRHEHAMNLEALDGFFAALICGPDHVHPSEYLPEIWGGEMADAEAFSSQQELKDFLDLLMRHWNVVTDTLQSGDVFLPLLLEDDHGIAHANDWAQGFMRGMDLRREDWAELLDDEDHGGWLIPILALAHEHDPDPTMRPYQEPVDADRREQLIAGAAAGVTAIYRYFAPLRQMRPDLRGGHSTYRRPVPKIGRNDPCPCGSGKKYKRCCGKPTLH